The proteins below are encoded in one region of Solidesulfovibrio fructosivorans JJ]:
- a CDS encoding permease — protein sequence MNTTGALGLFAQATLSIVMEALPFLLMGSVASGLVEAYVPRERVERLVPKGRIAATLFGLALGAATPCCECGVVYLARRLMGKGVPAGAAITFMLAAPVINPVSILATLVAFRGDPTMAVWRCLIVATAALVVGFLAGGEKAEALLRPLAGDAPSCGCGHDHGPGQDHGHAPATVPGSPFGSLADALPVAALAKKTRRDKAASAFTHAMADFLNMAMVLVFGAMAAAAFKAYVPAPVVMAMENDMALAIPGMMALAVGLSLCSQADAFVAASFSTFPMAARLAFLALGPMLDLKLVLMWRQVFTPKLVRRLAILPAAVVFAACVAFGLATGGAS from the coding sequence ATGAACACCACCGGAGCCCTTGGTCTTTTCGCCCAGGCCACGCTCTCCATCGTCATGGAGGCGCTGCCCTTCCTGCTTATGGGATCGGTGGCCTCGGGGCTGGTCGAAGCCTACGTGCCGCGCGAACGCGTGGAGCGGCTTGTGCCCAAGGGGCGCATCGCCGCCACGCTGTTCGGCCTGGCCCTTGGCGCGGCCACGCCCTGCTGCGAATGCGGCGTGGTCTATCTGGCCCGACGCCTCATGGGCAAAGGCGTGCCGGCAGGAGCGGCCATCACTTTCATGCTGGCCGCACCGGTCATCAACCCGGTCTCCATCCTGGCCACGCTGGTGGCCTTTCGGGGCGACCCGACCATGGCCGTGTGGCGCTGCCTGATCGTCGCCACGGCCGCGCTCGTCGTCGGCTTTCTGGCCGGCGGGGAAAAGGCCGAGGCGCTTTTACGGCCTCTTGCCGGCGACGCCCCGTCTTGCGGCTGCGGCCATGACCACGGCCCCGGCCAAGATCACGGCCACGCGCCGGCCACGGTCCCGGGCAGTCCCTTCGGCTCCCTGGCCGACGCGCTGCCCGTCGCCGCGTTGGCGAAAAAGACCCGGCGCGACAAGGCGGCCAGCGCCTTCACCCACGCCATGGCCGATTTTCTGAACATGGCCATGGTGCTGGTCTTCGGGGCCATGGCCGCCGCCGCCTTCAAGGCCTATGTCCCGGCCCCTGTTGTCATGGCCATGGAAAACGACATGGCGCTGGCCATCCCGGGCATGATGGCCCTGGCCGTGGGGCTGTCGCTTTGCTCCCAGGCCGACGCTTTCGTGGCCGCCTCGTTTTCCACCTTTCCCATGGCGGCGCGGCTGGCCTTTCTGGCCCTTGGCCCCATGCTCGACCTCAAGCTCGTGCTCATGTGGCGGCAGGTCTTTACGCCAAAGCTCGTACGCCGGCTCGCCATCCTGCCGGCGGCCGTGGTCTTCGCCGCCTGCGTCGCCTTCGGCCTGGCCACCGGAGGCGCGTCGTGA